A part of Aegilops tauschii subsp. strangulata cultivar AL8/78 chromosome 2, Aet v6.0, whole genome shotgun sequence genomic DNA contains:
- the LOC109745770 gene encoding glutaredoxin-C6 produces MGTAFSSSSSTPESRAMALAKAKEIVASAPVVVFSKSYCPFCVQVKKLFTQLGASFKAIELDTESDGPEIQSALAEWTGQRTVPNVFINGKHIGGCDDTVALNKGGKLIALLTEAGAISGSSSKTTVTA; encoded by the exons ATGGGCACCGCtttttcctcctcctcttccaccccAGAGTCCAGAGCTATGGCGCTCGCCAAGGCCAAGGAGATCGTCGCCTCCGCTCCCGTCGTCGTCTTCAG TAAGTCTTACTGCCCTTTCTGTGTACAAGTGAAGAAGTTGTTCACGCAGCTGGGAGCAAGTTTCAAGGCCATTGAGTTGGACACTGAAA GCGATGGACCTGAGATTCAGTCAGCTCTTGCTGAATGGACTGGGCAGAGGACTGTTCCCAATGTCTTCATCAATGGAAAACACATCGGTGGCTGTGACG aTACTGTTGCACTGAACAAGGGAGGGAAGCTGATTGCTCTGCTGACAGAGGCTGGAGCGATCTCCGGTTCTTCTTCGAAGACCACCGTCACTGCTTAG
- the LOC109745769 gene encoding uncharacterized protein gives MYWPALKPSPARKKPPPEAMPASSGLRDLEETDDGWIVLPPAPPTSGKPPRPPPRATARDAVNASPDEAFDPTPDAIVGRYLPLRRALRCDGLPRQIHDADVYGAHPGFLSAVYPPANGRPEWFFFVCRAQCQGGRRRAGPGAYRLGSEARLLGGAAYCHAFRYYEDEAEVGSASTRETEWRMDEYGDCRSAAAAFDMVVCKLYPARGGIVHTMLGVHEPASPSHRPDMNKPQVLVQLYLDSLNLGDPRRCRMYATPDVFAAHPAVLTVAFPAANDRCEWFFAVHRRRRELEENDEDKARPRRAGPGAYVLVREGRVVNGNGGDIGYRRAFLYREDDATVRRVSRTEWWMEEYGFGKDFPHSELPAGKATMDEDEELVVYKLYLKMAGHRR, from the coding sequence ATGTACTGGCCCGCCCTTAAACCCTCGCCGGCCAGGAAGAAGCCTCCGCCGGAGGCCATGCCGGCCTCCTCCGGCCTCCGCGACCTGGAGGAGACCGACGACGGCTGGATCGTCCTTCCCCCGGCGCCGCCCACATCGGGCAAGCCTCCCAGGCCCCCGCCGCGCGCCACGGCGAGGGACGCCGTCAACGCCTCCCCCGACGAAGCGTTCGACCCGACCCCGGACGCCATCGTCGGCCGGTACCTGCCCCTGCGCCGCGCGCTGCGGTGCGACGGCCTGCCCCGGCAGATCCACGACGCCGACGTCTACGGCGCGCACCCCGGCTTCCTCTCCGCCGTGTACCCGCCGGCCAACGGCCGGCCCGAGTGGTTCTTCTTCGTGTGCCGCGCGCAATGCCAGGGCGGGCGGCGCAGGGCCGGCCCCGGCGCGTACCGCCTCGGAAGCGAGGCCAGGCTGCTCGGCGGCGCCGCCTACTGCCACGCCTTCCGCTACTACGAGGACGAGGCCGAGGTCGGCTCGGCCTCCACCAGGGAGACCGAGTGGCGCATGGACGAGTACGGCGACTGccgctctgccgccgccgccttcgacaTGGTGGTCTGCAAGCTCTACCCGGCGCGCGGCGGGATCGTCCACACGATGCTCGGCGTCCACGAGCCCGCCTCGCCATCGCACCGTCCGGACATGAATAAGCCGCAGGTGCTCGTCCAGCTCTACCTCGACAGCCTCAACCTGGGGGACCCGCGGCGGTGCAGAATGTACGCCACGCCCGACGTCTTCGCCGCGCACCCGGCTGTGCTCACGGTGGCGTTCCCGGCGGCCAACGACCGGTGCGAGTGGTTCTTCGCCGTGCACCGGCGCCGGCGCGAGCTAGAGGAGAACGACGAGGACAAAGCACGCCCGCGGAGGGCAGGGCCAGGGGCGTACGTGCTGGTGCGCGAAGGCCGTGTCGTGAACGGCAATGGCGGGGACATAGGGTACCGCCGCGCGTTCTTGTACCGGGAAGACGACGCGACGGTGAGGCGGGTGTCGCGGACCGAATGGTGGATGGAGGAGTACGGGTTCGGGAAGGACTTCCCGCACAGCGAGCTGCCCGCGGGGAAGGCAACAATGGACGAAGACGAGGAGCTGGTGGTGTACAAGCTGTACctgaaaatggctggtcaccggcgGTAG